One candidate division KSB1 bacterium DNA segment encodes these proteins:
- a CDS encoding VWA domain-containing protein, with protein MLTFANPGLLSLFVLIPILLFWYFKWNKKRFGTLRYSNLGVVKSVEKFSSKKKYRHLPFVLRLLAISLLILCFARPQSSHTEEEVITEGVDIVLALDISSSMLAEDFRPNNRLEAAKLVAKNFIQGRKNDRIGMVVFAAKSFTQCPLTLDYGILLNFIDEVESGMIEDGTAIGMAIANAANRLRDSKAKSKIVILLTDGQNNKGQLDPITAAKVAQAFDIRIYTVGVGKRGTALYPVDDPIFGKRYVQMPVQIDEKTLKAIAKITKGSYYRATDKESLDKIFQEIDQLEKTKIEIKQFSRFKELFSTYLFMALGLIVVEVVLTNTKFRKIP; from the coding sequence ATGTTGACGTTTGCGAATCCAGGTTTATTATCCCTTTTTGTCTTAATACCGATCTTATTATTTTGGTATTTCAAATGGAATAAAAAACGCTTTGGTACTTTACGCTATTCAAATCTGGGCGTGGTGAAATCCGTTGAAAAATTTTCGAGCAAAAAGAAATACCGCCATCTTCCTTTTGTTCTTCGTCTTTTAGCTATTTCTCTTTTAATTCTCTGTTTTGCCAGACCCCAGTCCAGTCACACAGAAGAAGAAGTGATCACCGAGGGGGTTGATATTGTCTTAGCTCTCGATATTTCCAGTAGCATGTTGGCCGAGGACTTTAGACCGAATAACCGGTTAGAAGCAGCGAAACTAGTGGCTAAGAATTTTATTCAAGGAAGAAAAAACGACCGAATTGGAATGGTGGTATTTGCCGCCAAAAGTTTCACACAGTGCCCCCTGACTCTGGATTATGGAATTCTACTCAATTTTATTGATGAAGTGGAAAGCGGTATGATTGAGGATGGGACTGCGATTGGGATGGCAATTGCCAATGCCGCGAACCGGCTTCGCGACAGCAAAGCCAAGAGCAAGATCGTTATTCTTTTGACGGATGGACAAAACAATAAGGGGCAGCTCGATCCGATTACAGCCGCTAAAGTCGCTCAAGCGTTTGACATCAGAATCTACACCGTAGGTGTCGGTAAACGAGGCACAGCGCTTTATCCGGTCGATGATCCGATCTTTGGGAAACGATATGTGCAAATGCCCGTTCAAATAGATGAAAAGACTTTGAAAGCAATTGCTAAAATAACCAAAGGTAGTTACTACAGGGCAACAGATAAAGAAAGCCTTGATAAAATTTTTCAGGAAATCGATCAACTGGAAAAAACCAAAATCGAGATAAAACAATTCTCACGTTTCAAAGAATTGTTTTCAACATATTTGTTTATGGCCTTAGGTCTCATAGTCGTTGAGGTTGTGCTGACAAATACTAAATTTCGAAAGATCCCGTAA
- a CDS encoding VWA domain-containing protein: protein MLRFADNEYFLFLLLIPVFIGFYYFVFKWKKRALARFGNLELVNKLSESTSRGRQIGKAVLLICGVLFMTLALARPQIGTRLEEVKREGVDIFVALDVSFSMLAEDIQPSRLAKAKHEIAAFIDLLQGDRIGLISFAGEAFIQCPLTLDYGAAKTFLEIMDPSLIPVPGTNLSAAIALAIKSFESKERKYKVLVLITDGEDHGDKTEEYAKTADREGVIIFTVGIGSAKGVPIPLYDQRGVKKGFKKDQKDEVILTKLDELALQKIALTTGGKFYHSTTGETKLEKIYGEISKMEKKELASMKFSQYEDRFQYVLGFAILLLVLELVISERVKTGQEWRGRFE, encoded by the coding sequence ATGCTCAGATTTGCCGACAACGAATATTTCTTATTTTTGCTTCTAATTCCTGTATTTATCGGATTTTACTATTTTGTGTTCAAATGGAAAAAGCGAGCCTTAGCTCGTTTTGGCAACCTCGAACTCGTGAATAAATTGAGCGAATCCACAAGCCGCGGCCGTCAAATAGGCAAAGCAGTGCTGCTCATTTGTGGGGTTTTATTTATGACCCTCGCGCTCGCCCGTCCTCAAATCGGGACTCGTTTGGAAGAAGTCAAAAGGGAGGGCGTCGATATTTTCGTGGCTTTAGATGTTTCTTTCTCGATGCTCGCTGAGGATATTCAACCGAGCCGGCTTGCCAAAGCCAAACATGAAATTGCTGCATTTATTGATTTGCTTCAAGGTGATCGAATCGGGCTTATATCATTTGCCGGCGAAGCATTTATCCAGTGTCCGCTTACTTTGGACTACGGCGCCGCCAAGACCTTTCTGGAAATTATGGATCCAAGCCTGATTCCAGTGCCCGGGACAAATCTAAGCGCTGCAATTGCATTAGCAATAAAAAGTTTTGAATCAAAGGAACGAAAGTACAAGGTTTTGGTTCTCATTACGGACGGTGAAGATCACGGCGATAAGACTGAAGAGTATGCGAAAACGGCGGATAGAGAAGGCGTGATTATTTTCACAGTTGGAATCGGTTCTGCCAAGGGCGTGCCAATTCCTTTGTATGATCAAAGAGGCGTTAAAAAAGGTTTTAAAAAAGATCAAAAGGACGAAGTTATCCTGACCAAATTAGATGAGTTGGCGTTGCAGAAAATTGCTCTGACCACCGGAGGAAAATTCTATCATTCAACCACGGGTGAAACAAAGCTTGAAAAAATTTATGGAGAAATTTCAAAGATGGAAAAAAAAGAACTGGCCTCGATGAAGTTTTCGCAATACGAGGATAGATTTCAATACGTTCTTGGTTTTGCGATTTTACTGCTGGTTTTGGAACTCGTTATTTCTGAGAGGGTCAAAACCGGACAAGAATGGCGCGGAAGATTTGAGTAA
- a CDS encoding outer membrane protein transport protein → MKVVSKLLAFGLLMCVLKSSSAQDVFPPEEIFSLGMQLGTGARAIAMGGAYTSVGGDFSASFWNPAALADIRRVEFYGSLSHLMRQNRVEFSDIPFNPTINENEENFTRFNDLGLAYPVPTQQGSLVFSFGYNRVKSYDSNFDFRAFNFSPDDSVNQAWKELETGSLNTWTASGAMAVSPNMSVGIGLNFWTGGSDFQTTFREVDIDDIYADFENFTRDDGLNTNISGFNVKIGGLIKLPLLRLGATISTPITFKVKEDFFTSEKLLDDNLDLAEEFFDEGFFEYRIKSPWTFTGGASLNLLNFVFSGDVEYNDWTQIKYKSEPPFAGVTETEANLSIRDNYRATTRIRLGGEFTLPLTGLSFRAGYFRDPSMFKDVSSDEDKQFYSAGIGFLVDKQVRLDVALVHGFWKNFNQGLPGTDDINDYVEDIKVNKAFVSLAFRL, encoded by the coding sequence ATGAAAGTCGTAAGTAAGTTGTTGGCTTTTGGTCTTTTAATGTGTGTGCTGAAAAGTAGTTCAGCTCAAGATGTCTTCCCGCCGGAAGAAATCTTCTCTTTAGGGATGCAGCTTGGAACCGGGGCAAGAGCTATTGCCATGGGCGGGGCCTACACCTCAGTTGGCGGCGACTTTTCTGCTTCTTTCTGGAATCCCGCCGCCCTTGCAGATATTAGACGTGTCGAATTTTACGGCTCGCTCAGTCACCTGATGCGGCAAAACAGAGTCGAATTTTCTGATATTCCATTTAATCCAACCATTAATGAGAATGAAGAAAATTTTACCAGGTTTAATGACCTGGGTCTGGCTTACCCGGTTCCAACTCAGCAGGGCAGTTTAGTCTTCTCGTTTGGTTATAACCGTGTCAAATCCTATGACTCCAATTTTGACTTTCGGGCTTTCAATTTCAGTCCGGATGATTCAGTGAACCAGGCCTGGAAGGAGCTGGAAACCGGCAGCTTAAATACATGGACAGCCTCCGGTGCAATGGCTGTTTCACCAAACATGTCGGTTGGCATCGGACTTAATTTCTGGACTGGCGGCAGTGATTTTCAAACAACATTTAGAGAAGTAGACATTGACGATATTTATGCCGACTTTGAAAATTTTACCAGAGATGATGGTCTCAATACAAATATTTCAGGCTTCAACGTAAAGATCGGTGGTCTCATCAAGCTGCCTCTTTTGCGACTCGGAGCCACGATCTCAACTCCAATTACATTTAAAGTGAAAGAAGATTTTTTCACCTCTGAGAAACTGCTCGATGATAACCTGGATTTAGCAGAAGAATTTTTTGACGAAGGATTTTTTGAATATAGAATTAAATCCCCCTGGACGTTTACTGGCGGCGCTTCATTGAATCTTTTGAATTTCGTTTTTTCCGGAGACGTCGAGTATAATGATTGGACACAAATTAAATACAAGAGTGAACCTCCTTTTGCAGGTGTGACTGAAACTGAAGCAAATCTCTCAATCCGGGATAACTATCGGGCCACGACGCGAATTCGATTGGGGGGAGAATTTACCTTGCCGTTGACGGGACTAAGTTTCCGGGCAGGTTATTTCAGAGACCCATCCATGTTTAAAGATGTTTCCTCCGATGAAGATAAACAGTTTTATTCAGCGGGTATTGGCTTTTTAGTGGACAAACAGGTTCGACTTGATGTGGCGCTCGTGCATGGATTTTGGAAGAACTTTAATCAGGGCCTGCCGGGAACGGACGATATAAACGATTATGTCGAAGATATTAAAGTCAATAAAGCTTTTGTGTCCCTGGCTTTTCGTTTGTAA
- a CDS encoding DUF58 domain-containing protein produces MIPKEILKKVKRIEIQTRGLVNDIFSGEYHSVFKGRGMEFSEVREYQIGDDIRLIDWNVSARMGHPFVKVFEEERELTVILLVDVSSSADFGTVERMKGEIAIEICALLAFSAIKNNDKVGLIIFTDRIEKFVPPKKGKTHVLRVLRELLYHEPEGKGTDISLALEYLSRIITRRSVVFLVSDFISDDYQKAMQIANKRHDLVAITITDPREIELPNIGLVELEDAETGEIIMLDTADSTIRQTFTRITSNSREERDKNLRSMNVDSIDIRTDVSYIEPLIKFFRMRARRFR; encoded by the coding sequence ATGATCCCCAAAGAAATCCTTAAAAAAGTCAAGCGCATCGAGATTCAAACCCGGGGACTGGTGAACGATATCTTTTCCGGTGAATACCACTCGGTGTTTAAGGGCCGGGGCATGGAATTTTCCGAGGTGCGCGAATATCAAATTGGTGACGATATTCGGTTAATCGACTGGAATGTATCGGCACGCATGGGGCATCCGTTTGTCAAAGTCTTCGAGGAAGAGCGCGAGCTCACGGTCATACTTTTAGTTGATGTGAGTTCGTCCGCTGACTTCGGTACTGTTGAACGGATGAAGGGGGAGATTGCTATCGAAATTTGTGCTTTGCTGGCCTTCTCTGCCATTAAGAATAATGATAAGGTCGGATTGATTATTTTTACTGATCGCATTGAAAAATTCGTTCCTCCCAAAAAAGGCAAGACCCATGTTCTCCGGGTTCTTAGAGAACTTTTGTACCATGAACCTGAAGGAAAAGGCACGGACATTTCACTTGCACTCGAATACTTGAGCAGAATCATCACGCGGCGCTCGGTGGTTTTTCTTGTGTCGGATTTTATTTCTGATGATTATCAGAAGGCCATGCAGATAGCCAATAAACGCCACGATTTAGTGGCGATTACCATTACCGACCCGCGGGAGATTGAGTTGCCAAATATCGGCTTGGTTGAATTGGAGGATGCCGAAACCGGCGAAATTATCATGCTCGACACGGCGGATTCGACAATAAGACAAACTTTTACACGGATAACTTCAAACTCAAGAGAGGAACGGGACAAAAATTTGCGCTCTATGAATGTGGACAGCATCGATATTCGCACCGACGTTTCGTACATTGAGCCGTTGATCAAGTTCTTTCGGATGCGTGCCAGACGTTTCCGATAA
- a CDS encoding tetratricopeptide repeat protein has product MRKTIFLLIVNMLFAISAFAQSGHKQVTEGNKLYAEEKYDEANNKYRDALIENPESPIVNFNIGDVQYKKRNFEEAIKSYEKSTSSDDISLRSKTYYNIGNTLYKMAKLPESILAYKKALELNPEDEDAKYNLEYVRAKLKDNSEKQPQENQQQEQREEQQQQDQQNQDTEQNSEEEQQEQQDEQEQEQSSEEQQNPDQQQEEQQQEQAAEPKEISKEDAERLLNALQNEEKDLLKEQKPKRRGRPFRGKDW; this is encoded by the coding sequence ATGCGGAAGACGATTTTTCTTTTAATTGTGAATATGCTTTTTGCAATTTCAGCTTTTGCACAAAGCGGCCACAAGCAAGTGACTGAAGGCAATAAACTCTATGCCGAGGAAAAATACGACGAAGCCAACAATAAATACCGAGATGCCCTGATTGAAAATCCGGAGTCGCCAATCGTTAATTTTAATATCGGGGACGTACAATATAAAAAACGTAATTTTGAAGAGGCCATTAAGTCCTATGAAAAATCCACGTCCTCTGACGATATCTCTTTGCGGTCAAAAACCTACTATAACATTGGCAATACGCTTTATAAAATGGCCAAACTGCCCGAAAGTATTCTGGCCTATAAGAAGGCGCTTGAATTAAATCCTGAAGATGAAGATGCTAAATACAATTTGGAATATGTGAGAGCAAAACTCAAAGACAACTCAGAAAAGCAACCTCAGGAAAATCAACAACAGGAGCAACGAGAAGAGCAACAACAGCAAGATCAACAGAATCAGGACACGGAACAGAATTCTGAAGAGGAGCAGCAAGAACAGCAGGATGAGCAGGAACAGGAGCAAAGTTCCGAGGAGCAGCAAAACCCAGATCAGCAGCAGGAGGAACAACAGCAAGAGCAAGCAGCTGAACCAAAAGAAATTTCTAAAGAAGACGCCGAAAGGCTTTTGAATGCCCTACAAAACGAAGAAAAGGATTTATTAAAAGAACAGAAACCCAAGAGGCGAGGGCGACCCTTTAGAGGGAAAGATTGGTAA
- a CDS encoding protein BatD produces MNKENQLSVLASLTCILFFVSSQAFAQDLEIKAYVNKSSVGLNQQFEFSVELSGSDAQRAPDPSVPDLDGFASYIGTSNSTNMQFVNGRMSVTKTFTHHFLASTEGKFQIPAIAVEYKGETYSTDVIKIEIVKGAVPPPGTSGTRGSSNDPLDLSEQLFLKASVDKQRVYQNESVIISYKIYTAVKVTNYGPVSQWPNTVGFWSEEFEMPQRLTSSTEFVNGRRYQVYEIKKMALFPQGPGRKTLEPMGIECEVQLPRRRRRSRDIFDSFFDDPFFRNTKRISIQSNPVAIEVMPLPEKGRPSDFSGAVGRFSINSSVDKTAVKTNEAITLKVNISGTGNIKIVPQPQVDFASDFEVYDPKINESIQRNSGQISGSKSFEYVIIPRFPGQHTIKPVSFSYFDLSSKTYRTISTDAKKISVAKGDDQFVNVGIGTSKEDVKFIGKDIRYIQTRIPEFQRKGDVFYKKTFFYVILVFPLIILGTSFANRAHLDKLSSNVAYARSRKANQMALRRLRDANKQMKANNTSGFYGEVSKALVGFIGDKLNVASAGLITDEVDRMLHDQKIDENTVSDYLDCLKTCDYKRFAPSDSNKVEMNDFFEKTKKAIVNLEKEI; encoded by the coding sequence ATGAACAAAGAGAATCAATTGTCTGTTTTAGCTTCACTCACCTGCATTCTATTTTTTGTTTCAAGCCAGGCTTTCGCCCAGGATTTGGAGATAAAAGCCTATGTAAATAAATCCTCAGTTGGACTGAATCAGCAGTTTGAGTTTAGCGTCGAATTGTCCGGTTCGGACGCACAAAGAGCCCCTGACCCTTCGGTGCCTGATTTAGATGGATTTGCTTCTTACATCGGCACCAGCAATTCAACGAATATGCAATTTGTAAACGGCCGGATGTCTGTCACTAAAACTTTTACACATCATTTTTTAGCATCTACTGAAGGTAAGTTTCAAATCCCGGCCATTGCTGTTGAATACAAAGGCGAGACATATTCAACAGATGTTATCAAAATTGAGATTGTCAAAGGGGCGGTACCTCCGCCAGGAACTTCCGGCACCCGAGGTTCCTCAAATGATCCGTTGGATTTATCTGAGCAATTGTTTCTAAAAGCTTCAGTTGATAAACAGCGTGTTTACCAGAATGAATCGGTTATTATCAGTTATAAAATTTATACGGCTGTGAAGGTGACGAATTATGGTCCTGTTTCTCAATGGCCCAACACCGTTGGATTTTGGTCCGAGGAGTTTGAAATGCCGCAACGCTTGACCTCATCCACTGAATTTGTTAATGGCCGCCGGTATCAAGTATATGAAATTAAAAAAATGGCTCTTTTCCCCCAGGGCCCGGGACGGAAAACTTTAGAGCCTATGGGTATCGAATGTGAGGTACAGTTACCCCGCCGAAGGCGTCGTAGCCGGGATATATTTGATAGTTTTTTCGACGATCCATTTTTTCGGAATACCAAACGGATAAGCATCCAATCAAACCCGGTTGCAATTGAAGTCATGCCGCTCCCCGAAAAAGGTAGGCCGAGCGATTTTTCTGGAGCTGTCGGGCGGTTTTCAATCAACTCTTCCGTTGACAAAACTGCGGTAAAGACAAATGAGGCCATTACCCTTAAAGTAAATATTTCGGGAACAGGAAATATCAAGATAGTTCCGCAGCCACAAGTTGATTTTGCATCGGATTTCGAAGTGTACGATCCGAAAATTAATGAAAGCATTCAAAGAAACTCCGGCCAAATCTCAGGTTCTAAATCATTTGAGTATGTGATCATCCCTCGGTTTCCGGGTCAGCACACGATTAAACCCGTTTCGTTCTCCTATTTCGATTTATCGTCAAAAACCTATCGGACGATATCTACAGATGCAAAAAAGATTTCGGTTGCTAAAGGCGATGATCAATTTGTTAATGTTGGCATCGGTACTTCTAAGGAAGATGTGAAATTTATCGGGAAAGATATTCGCTATATCCAAACACGAATTCCGGAATTTCAAAGAAAAGGCGATGTATTTTATAAAAAAACGTTTTTTTATGTTATTCTCGTATTCCCTCTCATTATTTTAGGAACTTCTTTTGCTAATCGGGCACATTTAGACAAGTTGAGCTCAAATGTCGCTTACGCCCGCAGCCGAAAAGCGAATCAAATGGCCCTGAGACGGTTGAGAGACGCAAACAAACAAATGAAAGCAAATAATACATCTGGATTTTACGGAGAGGTATCAAAAGCGCTAGTGGGATTCATTGGGGACAAATTGAATGTGGCGTCGGCCGGTCTCATCACCGACGAAGTTGACAGGATGCTTCACGATCAGAAGATTGACGAAAATACTGTTTCCGACTATCTTGATTGTTTAAAAACGTGTGACTATAAACGATTTGCTCCAAGTGATTCAAATAAGGTGGAAATGAATGATTTCTTTGAAAAGACAAAAAAAGCGATTGTTAACTTAGAAAAAGAAATTTGA
- a CDS encoding tetratricopeptide repeat protein, with translation MQFEKCFNHFAILTLSILCLASGLLANDVEVFFVKGNEFYQDGNYKGAIEEFEKILNSDYESWEVYYNLGNAYFKDGQTAKAILNFERAKKLHPKDEDINYNLELVNLAIVDRIQELPQFFLFKWLSNIAHSINLKVLGGITVSLYLLLILITIFRIYLKSPQLKRTVFVSLIAASITLTVFTGLFVIRIFETETKVEAIVIKDKVDVKSAPGGLTEVFTLHEGVKVQIKDHSENWVKIRLADGKIGWLETKVLKQI, from the coding sequence ATGCAATTTGAAAAATGTTTTAACCATTTTGCAATTTTAACCCTGTCAATCCTTTGTTTGGCAAGCGGTCTTCTCGCAAATGATGTGGAAGTTTTTTTTGTGAAGGGGAACGAGTTTTATCAGGATGGCAATTATAAAGGTGCGATCGAAGAATTCGAGAAGATTCTAAATTCAGATTATGAAAGCTGGGAAGTCTACTATAATCTAGGTAATGCCTATTTTAAAGATGGACAAACCGCAAAAGCAATACTCAACTTCGAACGGGCAAAGAAATTACATCCAAAAGATGAGGACATTAATTACAATTTAGAGTTGGTTAATCTGGCGATCGTTGATCGAATTCAAGAGTTGCCACAGTTTTTTCTTTTTAAGTGGCTTTCAAATATTGCCCATTCGATTAATTTAAAAGTGCTCGGCGGAATTACGGTTTCATTGTACTTACTACTAATTTTGATCACCATTTTTAGAATTTATCTAAAGTCACCGCAATTGAAAAGAACCGTTTTTGTCTCTCTAATTGCTGCCTCGATCACTTTGACAGTCTTCACAGGACTTTTTGTAATTAGGATTTTTGAGACTGAAACCAAAGTTGAAGCCATCGTTATAAAAGATAAGGTGGATGTTAAAAGTGCGCCCGGCGGCCTGACAGAAGTTTTTACTCTGCATGAAGGCGTTAAAGTACAAATAAAAGATCACTCGGAGAATTGGGTGAAGATTCGTCTTGCAGATGGAAAGATAGGTTGGTTAGAAACGAAAGTTTTAAAACAAATATAA
- a CDS encoding energy transducer TonB → MPSIDFQKIKADFRSQFSINIKKALVITLVFFILLVFISPRIKLSIKEVVQPNIIINVENIPITRQTRMKPPPQKPTVPIPSEDETIPEDATIEETTLKYTNIFDDSPGIPGTNITPPKPIAWVFPEYPKEEKKKGVHGVVKLSIHIDNKGKVVEVIVLDNTTSSEKCAQAAVEAAYGSRFRPAKEGNRAVNFWITQPYRFAIKN, encoded by the coding sequence ATGCCCTCAATTGATTTCCAAAAAATTAAAGCGGATTTCCGTTCTCAATTTTCAATCAACATCAAGAAAGCACTTGTTATTACACTCGTGTTTTTTATCCTGTTGGTCTTTATTTCCCCTCGAATAAAGCTCAGCATTAAGGAGGTCGTGCAGCCAAACATTATCATCAATGTTGAGAATATCCCGATCACGCGTCAAACCAGAATGAAGCCGCCGCCGCAAAAGCCGACTGTGCCCATCCCTTCAGAGGATGAAACCATTCCGGAAGATGCGACCATTGAGGAAACCACGCTTAAATATACGAATATTTTTGACGATTCTCCGGGTATCCCCGGAACAAACATCACCCCGCCGAAACCTATCGCCTGGGTTTTCCCGGAATATCCGAAAGAAGAAAAGAAAAAAGGCGTGCATGGGGTGGTGAAATTGAGTATTCATATTGATAATAAAGGCAAAGTTGTTGAAGTGATTGTTCTTGATAATACTACGAGCAGCGAAAAATGCGCCCAGGCGGCCGTCGAGGCTGCATATGGGAGCCGTTTTCGCCCTGCCAAAGAAGGAAATCGCGCCGTTAATTTCTGGATTACCCAACCTTACCGATTCGCTATTAAGAATTGA
- a CDS encoding MoxR family ATPase produces the protein MAVDIEAINKKIEKESEFVDKISAEVAKVIVGQKYMIERLLIGLLANGHILLEGVPGLAKTMAVKTLAATVQTKFQRLQFTPDLLPADLIGTLIYDQRNGKFTTKKGPIFSNLILADEINRSPAKVQSALLEAMMERQVTIGENTFPLDDPFLVLATQNPIEQEGTYPLPEAQVDRFMLKLSVGYPNKEEELEIMRRMTGKEVPEVKPVVELKDIISARDLVKEVYIDEKVEKYIIDIVFATRNPKDYGLDDLQDLISFGASPRASIYLHQAAKAHAFLRRRGYVVPEDIRAIGMDVLRHRILVTYEAEAEEITPEDVVRKVLNKIEVP, from the coding sequence ATGGCTGTTGACATTGAAGCGATAAATAAGAAAATAGAAAAGGAAAGTGAGTTCGTCGATAAAATATCTGCAGAAGTCGCAAAAGTAATTGTCGGCCAGAAATACATGATCGAGCGTCTCTTGATTGGGCTGCTCGCAAATGGTCATATTTTGTTGGAAGGTGTGCCCGGGTTGGCCAAAACCATGGCGGTCAAAACTCTTGCTGCCACTGTGCAAACGAAATTTCAACGTTTACAATTCACCCCTGATCTTTTGCCTGCCGATTTAATCGGGACTCTAATTTATGATCAAAGAAACGGAAAATTTACCACAAAAAAGGGGCCGATTTTTTCGAATCTGATTTTAGCGGATGAAATTAACCGCTCCCCGGCAAAAGTTCAATCCGCGCTTTTGGAGGCGATGATGGAACGCCAGGTCACCATTGGGGAAAACACTTTTCCTCTAGATGATCCGTTTCTGGTTCTGGCAACTCAGAACCCGATTGAGCAGGAAGGTACGTATCCGCTCCCCGAAGCTCAGGTCGATCGCTTTATGTTGAAGCTGTCGGTCGGCTACCCCAACAAAGAGGAAGAGTTGGAAATTATGCGGCGAATGACAGGCAAAGAGGTTCCGGAAGTCAAGCCCGTCGTCGAACTGAAGGATATCATTTCTGCACGTGATTTAGTCAAAGAAGTGTATATTGATGAAAAGGTTGAAAAGTACATAATCGATATTGTCTTTGCAACCAGAAACCCCAAGGATTACGGTCTGGATGATCTGCAGGACTTAATTTCTTTCGGAGCTTCTCCCAGGGCCTCGATTTATTTGCACCAAGCTGCCAAAGCTCACGCGTTTTTACGACGGCGCGGTTATGTGGTCCCGGAGGATATCCGTGCGATTGGCATGGATGTTTTGCGCCACCGCATCCTGGTAACTTACGAGGCGGAAGCAGAAGAAATCACTCCCGAGGATGTTGTTCGCAAGGTTTTGAATAAGATTGAAGTGCCGTAG